The following proteins are encoded in a genomic region of Tuberibacillus sp. Marseille-P3662:
- a CDS encoding acyl-CoA dehydrogenase yields MHLKWTDEEQMMRKMVRDFTQKEVAPLADNIDETDTYPVSLIRKMGSLGLMGIPIPEEHGGAGMDFTSYIIAIHELSKVSATMGVILSVHTSVGTHPILSYGNEQQKNAYVPKLASGELVGAFGLTEPGAGSDAAALSCRAKRDGHDYILNGSKVFITNGEAADTFVVFATLDPDQGKDAITAFIVEKGMSGFTVTGKERKMGLNGSGTVGLQFDDARVPAANRLGREGEGFQIAMSNLNIGRIGIAAQALGIAEGALEYARDYAQKRWQFGKSISKQQGIGFKLADMSTQIEAARLLVYQAAALVESDITCTKEASMAKLLASQTAVSVTTEAIQVLGGYGYTKDYPVERFFRDAKVTEIYEGTSEIQRIVIGRELTK; encoded by the coding sequence ATGCATCTGAAATGGACCGATGAGGAACAAATGATGCGAAAAATGGTTCGTGATTTTACTCAAAAGGAAGTTGCGCCGCTTGCGGATAACATCGATGAAACGGATACCTACCCCGTATCCTTAATCAGAAAAATGGGCTCGCTCGGTCTAATGGGTATCCCAATACCGGAGGAACATGGCGGGGCAGGCATGGACTTCACATCATACATCATAGCCATTCATGAATTGTCTAAGGTTAGTGCAACGATGGGCGTAATTCTATCAGTGCATACCTCAGTCGGAACGCACCCGATTTTATCCTATGGCAACGAACAACAAAAAAACGCTTATGTTCCAAAACTGGCGTCCGGTGAGTTAGTTGGTGCGTTTGGTTTAACAGAGCCGGGCGCCGGATCGGATGCTGCTGCGCTCAGCTGTCGAGCGAAGAGAGATGGTCATGACTACATTTTAAACGGATCAAAGGTATTTATCACAAATGGTGAGGCGGCTGATACATTTGTTGTGTTCGCCACGCTTGATCCGGACCAAGGCAAAGACGCCATTACCGCTTTCATCGTTGAAAAAGGTATGTCCGGTTTCACTGTGACAGGGAAGGAAAGAAAGATGGGACTCAATGGCTCTGGTACCGTAGGTCTGCAATTTGATGATGCTAGGGTTCCAGCCGCAAATAGGCTAGGTCGTGAAGGGGAAGGCTTTCAAATTGCCATGTCCAATTTAAATATTGGACGTATCGGTATTGCAGCCCAAGCACTCGGCATTGCTGAAGGTGCCCTGGAATATGCGCGCGATTACGCTCAGAAACGCTGGCAGTTTGGCAAGTCTATTTCGAAGCAACAAGGGATCGGCTTTAAGTTAGCGGATATGTCCACCCAAATTGAGGCTGCGAGGTTACTTGTGTACCAAGCAGCAGCATTGGTTGAAAGCGATATCACATGTACGAAAGAGGCATCCATGGCAAAACTATTGGCTTCACAAACGGCAGTTAGTGTGACCACCGAAGCGATTCAAGTCTTAGGCGGTTATGGTTATACCAAAGATTACCCCGTGGAGCGATTTTTTCGGGATGCTAAAGTGACAGAAATCTATGAAGGTACGAGTGAAATTCAGCGGATTGTTATTGGTCGTGAGCTGACCAAGTAA
- a CDS encoding acyl-CoA dehydrogenase: MNFQLSEEHEMLRKMVRDFAKNEVEPTAAERDEEERFDRELFDKMAELGLTGIPWSEAYGGIGSDYLSYVIAVEELSRVCASTGVTLSAHTSLASWPIYQFGNEWQKQTYLRALATGEKLGAYGLTEPGAGSDAGAMQTTAKQDGDYYIINGNKVFTTNAGEADIYVVFAVTDPESQQQGTSAFIIEKNTPGFYMGKKEKKLGIRSSPTMELIFEDCRVPKENLLGTEGDGFKIAMMTLDGGRNGIAAQAVGIAQGALDKAVDYAKERKQFGKSIGKQQGIGFKLADMATKVEASRLLTYQAAWLEGAGEAYGQASAMSKLFAGDTAMEVTTDAVQVFGGYGYTKDYPVERYMRDAKITQIYEGTNEIQRLVISRYLMKA, from the coding sequence ATGAACTTTCAACTTTCCGAAGAACACGAGATGCTGCGAAAAATGGTGCGTGATTTTGCCAAAAATGAGGTGGAGCCGACAGCTGCTGAACGCGATGAAGAAGAGCGCTTTGACCGTGAGCTATTTGACAAAATGGCAGAGCTCGGTCTTACCGGGATTCCATGGTCTGAGGCTTACGGCGGCATTGGTTCTGATTATTTAAGCTATGTGATTGCCGTTGAAGAATTATCCAGAGTCTGTGCCTCCACCGGCGTAACCTTATCTGCCCACACGTCTTTAGCGAGTTGGCCAATTTATCAGTTTGGTAACGAATGGCAAAAACAAACATACCTCAGAGCCTTGGCAACCGGCGAAAAACTTGGCGCCTATGGCTTGACCGAACCTGGGGCGGGTTCAGATGCCGGTGCAATGCAAACGACAGCCAAACAAGATGGCGATTATTATATTATTAATGGCAATAAAGTTTTTACGACAAATGCCGGTGAAGCCGATATTTATGTCGTATTTGCTGTTACTGATCCGGAATCACAGCAACAAGGAACGAGTGCTTTTATTATTGAAAAAAACACACCAGGATTCTATATGGGTAAAAAGGAGAAAAAGCTAGGCATCCGTTCGTCCCCGACGATGGAACTTATTTTCGAAGATTGCCGGGTACCTAAGGAAAACCTTTTAGGCACAGAAGGTGATGGGTTTAAAATTGCGATGATGACATTAGATGGCGGACGCAATGGCATTGCCGCTCAAGCTGTCGGCATCGCTCAGGGAGCCCTAGATAAGGCCGTGGATTATGCTAAAGAACGGAAACAATTCGGCAAATCCATTGGCAAACAACAAGGGATCGGCTTCAAACTTGCTGATATGGCAACAAAGGTTGAGGCCTCTCGCCTATTAACCTATCAAGCGGCTTGGTTGGAAGGTGCGGGTGAGGCTTACGGTCAGGCTTCGGCTATGTCAAAGTTATTCGCCGGGGATACGGCCATGGAAGTGACAACAGACGCAGTCCAAGTATTTGGCGGTTATGGTTATACAAAGGATTACCCTGTGGAGCGCTACATGCGTGATGCAAAAATTACACAAATCTATGAGGGGACGAATGAGATTCAACGTCTGGTTATTTCTAGATATCTTATGAAAGCGTAG
- the icmF gene encoding fused isobutyryl-CoA mutase/GTPase IcmF, with amino-acid sequence MSQPQMYQPKNHVRFVTASSLFDGHDVSINIMRRILQSGGAEVIHLGHNRSVEEVVNAAIQEDAQGIAISSYQGGHVEYFKYMYDLLQERDAKHIRIYGGGGGVIIPEEIKELHDYGIAWIFSPEDGRKYGLQGMISLMLEECDFPTVTQIENEWEQAQEGDYRALSRIVTMAENGLKAPEEMSAALETAGQGHHSDITARKTPVIGITGTGGAGKSSLTDELVRRFINHYPEKKLAIISVDPTKQKTGGALLGDRIRMNAIHHPNVYMRSLATRKSKTELSAAVRDAIQMVKAAPFDMIIVETSGIGQGDAEITEVSDVSMYVMTSEFGAPSQLEKIDMIDFADLIAVNKFDQKGSEDAQKEVQKQYQRGHLLFDQDPKEMPVYGTIASQFNDAGTNILFSALMKAVTNNVELDWEVPDAQALTVKRQNVVIPAEQTHYLNDIVRTVRSYHELIKQEVKAARRCFQIQGTIEAMQNMNQTNDIDITKLEDLKASWWNQLHPDSKTILEGWDDLKDRYKQKTFTVNIRGKEIVNELTTQSLSGLDIPKIALPKYEDWGEILQWVYKENVPGSFPYTAGVFPLKRKGEDPKRQFAGEGTPERTNRRFHYLSKDDDAKRLSTAFDSVTLYGEDPDRRPDIYGKVGESGVSICNLDDMKKLYAGFDLCAPSTSVSMTINGPAPIILAMFMNTAIDQQLETFTTDNGRKPTEVEAAEIKAATLQVVRGTVQADILKEDQGQNTCIFSTEFALRLMGDIQQYFTDHQVRNYYSVSISGYHIAEAGANPISQLAFTLANGFTYVEYYLSRGMAIDDFAPNLSFFFSNGLDPEYTVIGRVARRIWSVVMKNKYGANERSQKLKYHIQTSGRSLHAQEMDFNDIRTTLQALMAIYDNCNSLHTNSYDEAVTTPSEESVRRAMAIQMIISKEMGWAKNENPLQGSFIIDELTDLVEEAVLAEFDRINQRGGVLGAMEVQYQRGKIQDESMYYEMQKHSGALPIVGVNTYLNPNQTDDSEANQDLQLARASKEEKEQQISHLKTFQQIHEDESEAALHRLKQVALTEGNIFAELMETVKVASLGQITRALYDVGGQYRRNM; translated from the coding sequence ATGTCACAACCACAAATGTACCAACCAAAAAACCATGTCAGATTTGTCACCGCGTCGAGTTTGTTTGATGGTCATGATGTTTCCATCAATATTATGAGGCGGATATTACAATCAGGGGGCGCTGAGGTCATTCATCTTGGACACAATCGATCTGTTGAGGAAGTTGTGAATGCGGCGATTCAGGAGGATGCACAAGGTATAGCCATTTCATCTTACCAAGGCGGTCATGTGGAATATTTTAAATACATGTATGACTTGCTTCAGGAACGTGATGCCAAGCATATCCGCATCTATGGCGGCGGTGGCGGGGTGATTATTCCCGAGGAAATTAAAGAATTGCATGATTATGGTATTGCCTGGATTTTTTCACCAGAGGATGGGCGCAAATATGGTCTTCAAGGTATGATTAGTCTCATGTTAGAGGAATGTGACTTCCCAACTGTCACCCAAATTGAAAATGAATGGGAACAGGCACAAGAAGGCGATTATCGTGCCTTGTCACGCATCGTGACGATGGCTGAAAATGGCCTTAAGGCCCCCGAAGAAATGTCAGCTGCTTTAGAAACGGCTGGGCAGGGTCATCATAGCGATATTACTGCGCGGAAAACCCCCGTGATCGGGATTACGGGAACGGGGGGTGCCGGCAAAAGTTCATTAACGGATGAACTGGTTCGCCGGTTTATTAATCATTATCCCGAGAAAAAACTCGCGATTATTTCCGTCGATCCGACCAAACAAAAAACGGGTGGCGCTTTACTTGGCGATCGCATTCGCATGAACGCGATTCATCATCCAAATGTGTATATGCGATCGTTGGCTACAAGAAAATCGAAAACGGAGCTGTCAGCTGCTGTTCGCGATGCCATTCAAATGGTCAAAGCAGCCCCCTTTGACATGATTATTGTGGAAACAAGCGGGATCGGCCAAGGAGATGCGGAAATCACGGAAGTATCTGACGTCTCTATGTACGTCATGACAAGTGAATTTGGTGCACCCTCGCAACTTGAAAAAATTGATATGATTGATTTTGCAGATTTGATTGCAGTTAATAAATTTGACCAAAAAGGTTCCGAGGATGCCCAAAAAGAGGTGCAGAAACAGTATCAACGCGGTCACTTATTGTTTGATCAAGATCCAAAGGAGATGCCCGTTTATGGAACGATTGCCAGCCAGTTTAATGATGCGGGAACGAATATTTTATTTAGCGCTTTAATGAAAGCGGTAACAAATAATGTCGAATTGGATTGGGAGGTGCCGGATGCTCAAGCATTAACGGTCAAACGACAAAACGTTGTCATCCCGGCAGAACAAACGCACTATTTAAATGATATTGTTCGTACCGTTCGCAGCTATCACGAGTTGATTAAGCAAGAAGTGAAAGCAGCGCGGCGCTGTTTCCAAATTCAGGGCACCATCGAAGCGATGCAAAATATGAATCAGACCAATGATATTGACATAACTAAATTAGAGGATCTCAAGGCCAGTTGGTGGAACCAATTGCATCCTGATTCAAAGACAATTCTAGAAGGCTGGGATGATCTCAAAGATAGATATAAGCAGAAGACATTTACCGTTAATATCCGTGGCAAAGAAATTGTCAATGAGTTAACCACTCAAAGTTTATCTGGCCTGGACATCCCCAAAATCGCTTTGCCAAAATATGAGGACTGGGGCGAGATTCTACAATGGGTCTATAAAGAAAATGTTCCGGGTTCATTCCCTTATACTGCGGGTGTATTTCCGTTAAAACGCAAAGGTGAAGATCCGAAACGGCAATTTGCTGGTGAAGGTACGCCAGAGCGGACTAACCGGCGTTTTCATTATCTTTCTAAGGATGACGATGCCAAACGATTAAGCACCGCTTTTGACTCTGTAACGTTATACGGTGAAGATCCCGACCGCCGTCCTGATATCTACGGAAAAGTGGGTGAGAGCGGCGTCAGTATTTGTAATTTAGATGACATGAAGAAGCTTTATGCCGGTTTTGATTTATGTGCACCATCAACCTCGGTATCGATGACGATTAATGGTCCGGCGCCGATCATACTCGCGATGTTTATGAATACCGCGATAGATCAACAGTTAGAAACATTCACAACGGATAACGGTCGAAAACCTACGGAGGTTGAAGCGGCTGAAATTAAAGCGGCAACGCTGCAGGTCGTTCGTGGTACTGTCCAAGCGGATATTTTAAAAGAAGATCAGGGTCAAAATACATGCATTTTCTCTACTGAATTTGCTTTGCGTCTCATGGGTGATATCCAACAATATTTCACAGACCATCAAGTGCGCAATTATTATTCGGTGTCAATCTCGGGTTATCATATTGCTGAAGCTGGTGCTAATCCGATTTCTCAGTTGGCCTTCACCCTCGCTAACGGATTCACCTATGTGGAGTATTACTTAAGCCGGGGCATGGCTATTGACGATTTTGCACCCAATTTGTCTTTCTTCTTTTCTAATGGCCTCGACCCTGAGTACACAGTAATTGGGCGCGTGGCCCGCAGGATTTGGTCGGTTGTCATGAAAAATAAGTATGGGGCCAATGAACGTAGCCAGAAGTTAAAGTATCATATCCAAACGTCGGGACGTTCTCTGCATGCCCAAGAAATGGACTTTAATGATATTCGCACAACGCTGCAAGCCCTTATGGCAATTTATGATAATTGTAACTCGCTTCATACCAACTCCTATGATGAAGCAGTGACCACTCCTTCGGAAGAATCGGTGCGCCGGGCGATGGCGATCCAAATGATTATCTCTAAAGAAATGGGTTGGGCTAAAAATGAAAATCCCCTTCAAGGGTCTTTCATTATTGATGAATTAACGGATCTTGTTGAAGAAGCGGTGCTAGCCGAATTTGATAGAATCAACCAACGCGGTGGTGTGCTCGGAGCGATGGAAGTTCAATATCAGCGCGGAAAGATTCAAGACGAATCGATGTATTATGAAATGCAAAAGCATAGCGGAGCATTGCCAATTGTTGGTGTTAACACTTACCTTAACCCGAACCAAACAGATGATTCTGAAGCTAACCAAGACCTCCAGTTAGCTCGAGCATCAAAAGAGGAAAAGGAGCAACAAATCAGCCATCTTAAAACGTTTCAGCAAATTCACGAAGACGAGTCAGAGGCTGCTCTTCATCGATTAAAGCAAGTAGCGCTGACTGAAGGCAATATTTTTGCAGAACTGATGGAAACGGTTAAAGTGGCTAGTCTTGGACAGATCACAAGGGCGCTCTATGACGTTGGAGGTCAATATCGCAGGAATATGTAA
- the rpoE gene encoding DNA-directed RNA polymerase subunit delta, with protein sequence MTMTANGQPMIERVHDLLEKDGQPKNFYDLVAQLDIGGADDDRGRALTRLFTNMTVDGRFICIGDNYWSLKKWYPVDQREEEVAIKMKSKDKKDKKEKKGKAADDVEVEDELEGLDEDLDLDLDLDLDKDDEADKGEQPAHDDNYDD encoded by the coding sequence ATGACGATGACAGCTAATGGACAGCCGATGATTGAAAGAGTTCATGATCTGCTTGAAAAGGATGGGCAGCCGAAGAATTTTTATGATCTTGTTGCACAATTAGATATTGGTGGCGCGGATGATGACCGCGGTCGTGCTTTAACCCGGCTTTTTACTAATATGACTGTCGATGGTCGATTCATATGTATCGGTGACAATTATTGGAGTCTGAAAAAGTGGTATCCTGTTGACCAGCGTGAAGAAGAAGTGGCTATCAAAATGAAATCAAAAGATAAGAAAGATAAGAAAGAGAAGAAAGGGAAAGCCGCTGATGATGTCGAGGTTGAGGATGAATTGGAAGGCTTGGATGAAGACCTTGATCTTGATCTTGACCTTGACTTAGATAAGGATGATGAAGCTGATAAGGGAGAACAACCGGCTCATGATGATAACTATGACGACTAA
- a CDS encoding response regulator, translating into MAQQKLLIVDDQYGIRILLDEIFQKEGYQTFQAANGVQALDIVKNEQPGLVVLDMKIPGMDGLEILKRVKKDYPDIKVIIMTAYGELDMIQEAIDHGAVTHFSKPFDIEEILSAVKGELPV; encoded by the coding sequence ATGGCTCAGCAAAAATTACTGATAGTGGATGATCAATATGGGATTCGAATTTTACTTGATGAAATATTTCAAAAAGAGGGTTATCAAACATTTCAAGCAGCTAATGGTGTTCAAGCCTTGGATATCGTTAAAAACGAGCAGCCCGGTCTCGTTGTTTTAGATATGAAAATTCCCGGTATGGATGGACTGGAAATTCTAAAGCGGGTTAAAAAGGATTACCCAGATATCAAGGTGATTATTATGACAGCCTATGGCGAATTGGATATGATTCAAGAAGCGATTGACCATGGTGCTGTGACGCATTTTTCTAAACCATTCGATATTGAGGAAATATTATCGGCTGTTAAAGGTGAACTTCCGGTCTGA
- a CDS encoding CTP synthase, with amino-acid sequence MTKYIFVTGGVVSSLGKGITAASLGRLLKNRGLSVTIQKFDPYINVDPGTMSPYQHGEVFVTDDGAETDLDLGHYERFIDINLNKYSNVTTGKVYSTVLKKERRGDYLGGTVQVIPHVTNEIKDRIYRAGKETNADVVITEIGGTVGDIESLPFLEAIRQMKSDVGIDNVMYLHCTLVPYIKAAGEIKTKPTQHSVKELRSLGIQPNVIVVRTEMPLSQEMKDKIALFCDIDPKAVIEAMDEETLYQVPLALQEQHLDQITCDHLKLSCGQADMTEWKQLVNKVSNLNGAVTIGLVGKYVDLQDAYISVVEALKHAGFAYDADVNVQWINSEKVTDYNVNDMLAGVDGILVPGGFGDRGIEGKIRVITFARENKIPFLGICLGMQLASVEFARNVVGLKGAHSAEIDPSTPYPIIDLLPEQKEVEDLGGTLRLGINPAKVQENTHAFRAYEDQVIYERHRHRYEFNNEYRETMKEYGFVFSGISPDGRLAEVIEIKDHPWFVASQFHPEFKSRPTRPQPLFKDFVGAALGEK; translated from the coding sequence ATGACAAAATATATTTTTGTGACCGGCGGTGTGGTTTCTTCCCTTGGTAAAGGTATTACAGCGGCATCTCTGGGACGCCTTTTGAAAAACCGCGGCTTGAGTGTGACGATACAAAAATTTGACCCTTATATTAATGTTGATCCAGGTACAATGAGCCCTTATCAACATGGTGAAGTGTTTGTGACCGATGATGGTGCAGAAACCGACTTGGATCTGGGTCACTATGAACGGTTTATTGACATCAATCTGAACAAGTATTCCAATGTTACCACGGGGAAAGTGTACTCAACAGTTTTAAAAAAAGAGAGACGCGGTGATTACTTAGGTGGAACAGTTCAAGTTATCCCCCACGTCACTAATGAAATCAAGGATCGTATATATCGCGCTGGAAAAGAAACGAATGCGGATGTTGTGATTACCGAAATTGGCGGCACGGTTGGGGATATTGAAAGTCTCCCGTTTTTGGAAGCCATCCGGCAAATGAAAAGCGACGTTGGCATAGACAATGTGATGTATCTCCATTGTACGCTTGTACCTTATATTAAAGCAGCGGGTGAAATAAAGACCAAGCCAACCCAGCATAGTGTTAAAGAGCTGCGGAGTTTGGGCATTCAGCCGAATGTGATTGTCGTGCGCACCGAAATGCCGCTGTCGCAAGAAATGAAAGACAAGATTGCTTTGTTCTGTGATATTGATCCGAAGGCCGTTATTGAAGCTATGGATGAAGAAACATTATATCAAGTGCCTTTAGCTTTACAAGAACAGCATTTGGATCAGATTACGTGTGATCATTTAAAATTATCTTGCGGACAAGCGGATATGACCGAATGGAAGCAGCTAGTTAATAAAGTTTCCAATCTTAATGGAGCGGTAACCATTGGTTTAGTTGGTAAATATGTCGACTTGCAAGATGCTTATATTTCCGTTGTTGAAGCTTTGAAACATGCCGGTTTTGCGTATGATGCCGATGTTAACGTCCAATGGATTAACTCGGAAAAAGTTACGGATTACAATGTCAATGATATGCTGGCTGGTGTTGATGGTATTCTTGTTCCCGGTGGTTTTGGTGACCGTGGTATTGAAGGCAAGATCCGCGTGATCACATTTGCTAGGGAAAATAAAATTCCATTCTTGGGAATTTGTTTGGGAATGCAATTAGCTTCCGTTGAATTTGCCCGCAATGTTGTCGGATTGAAGGGTGCCCATTCCGCTGAAATTGATCCGTCAACGCCTTATCCGATCATTGATCTATTACCGGAACAAAAAGAAGTCGAAGATTTAGGCGGGACATTACGCCTTGGTATTAATCCGGCTAAAGTTCAGGAGAATACTCACGCATTCCGAGCTTATGAGGATCAAGTGATCTATGAACGGCATAGACATCGTTATGAATTTAATAACGAATACCGCGAGACAATGAAGGAATACGGTTTTGTCTTTTCTGGGATTAGTCCCGATGGGCGATTAGCCGAAGTTATCGAAATTAAGGATCATCCTTGGTTTGTAGCTTCCCAATTTCACCCTGAGTTCAAATCAAGGCCGACACGTCCGCAGCCCTTATTTAAAGATTTCGTAGGTGCGGCCCTGGGGGAAAAATGA
- a CDS encoding 3-hydroxybutyryl-CoA dehydrogenase, translating to MTQINRVMIIGAGQMGAGIAQVFAQAGYHVRLYDNHTEALNKGMTHIKSRLNRLVEKGKATDEDVQNALNYLQPARSLNDAGQVDLVVEAAVENMAIKTQIFKELDQIAPEKAILATNTSSLPITEVAAATNRPGQVIGMHFMNPVPVMKLVEVIRGLATTDETFATVRQIAESLGKTPVDVSDSPGFASNRILMPMINEAVFALYEGVASPEDLDKVMKLGANHPMGPLTLADFIGLDTCLYIMEVLHEGLGDDKYRPCPLLRKYVKAGWLGKKTGKGFYDYK from the coding sequence ATGACACAAATCAATCGCGTCATGATAATCGGTGCTGGACAGATGGGAGCCGGCATTGCCCAAGTATTTGCGCAAGCAGGGTATCACGTCAGACTTTATGATAATCATACTGAAGCACTTAATAAAGGCATGACCCATATTAAAAGCCGGTTAAACCGGTTGGTAGAGAAAGGCAAAGCGACAGATGAAGACGTTCAGAATGCCCTCAATTATTTGCAGCCAGCCCGATCATTAAATGATGCCGGTCAAGTTGATTTGGTTGTTGAGGCCGCCGTCGAAAATATGGCCATCAAAACGCAAATTTTCAAGGAACTTGATCAAATCGCACCGGAGAAGGCTATATTGGCGACGAATACCAGTTCGTTACCTATCACTGAAGTCGCGGCGGCAACGAATCGTCCGGGTCAGGTCATCGGTATGCATTTTATGAACCCTGTTCCTGTTATGAAATTAGTAGAAGTTATTAGAGGGTTAGCTACGACAGACGAAACGTTTGCGACGGTTAGACAAATAGCAGAATCTCTGGGGAAAACACCGGTGGATGTCAGCGACTCTCCCGGTTTTGCTTCCAACCGCATTCTCATGCCGATGATTAATGAAGCTGTTTTTGCCTTATATGAAGGGGTCGCATCACCCGAAGATCTTGATAAAGTCATGAAATTGGGGGCAAATCATCCGATGGGCCCGTTAACGTTGGCTGATTTTATTGGCCTTGATACCTGCCTTTATATTATGGAAGTCCTGCATGAAGGGTTAGGCGATGATAAATACCGTCCATGTCCATTGTTAAGAAAATACGTGAAAGCTGGATGGCTCGGTAAAAAGACGGGCAAAGGCTTTTACGATTACAAATAG
- a CDS encoding TetR/AcrR family transcriptional regulator has translation MDSKNVDTSVKDRRLVQKRREQMIKAGVKLFTDKGFHRTTTREIAREAGFSIGTLYEYIRSKEDVLYLVCDDIYTRVKQGLEKQIDFSGDPWSALRQAIQNYIYVIDELQDEVLVMYQETKSLSKEALPYVLNKEREMAVIFENILKRCVDLGVLHIDQEWRAFHAQQILVQCQMWTFRRWAVQTQFTLEQFATKQVHSLLQSIKPA, from the coding sequence ATGGATAGTAAAAACGTCGATACATCCGTTAAAGATCGAAGACTTGTACAAAAACGTCGCGAGCAGATGATTAAAGCCGGGGTCAAATTATTTACCGATAAGGGGTTTCACCGGACGACAACGCGAGAAATTGCTCGCGAAGCCGGTTTTAGCATTGGCACATTATATGAATATATCCGTTCAAAAGAAGATGTTCTCTACCTTGTCTGTGATGATATTTATACACGAGTGAAACAAGGTTTAGAAAAACAGATCGACTTTAGTGGGGATCCGTGGTCAGCTTTGCGGCAAGCCATTCAAAATTACATTTACGTGATTGACGAACTTCAAGACGAGGTCCTCGTTATGTATCAGGAAACCAAGTCATTGTCCAAAGAGGCGTTACCTTATGTTCTTAATAAAGAACGTGAAATGGCGGTCATTTTTGAAAACATTTTAAAACGATGTGTTGACCTGGGCGTTCTCCATATCGACCAAGAATGGCGTGCCTTCCATGCCCAGCAAATTTTGGTTCAATGCCAGATGTGGACGTTTCGCCGATGGGCTGTTCAAACGCAATTTACACTTGAACAGTTTGCGACAAAGCAAGTTCATTCGCTGCTGCAGAGTATCAAACCGGCTTAA
- a CDS encoding DUF2529 family protein — translation MHKIYQTQLQGIFENINENSAFDIEDGARLLTQASIADGTIYCWGMGRMIGVAYEAVCGPNAIPEAQFLFQNEELVATTERDRALIIDDTSQTADVADTAKQLQARGTSCVIITPQTVPQWASMTDIVINTDSNRSMIPMDDGQKVGHPSTLAAFYAYHLLYLSTYEILTEQDFY, via the coding sequence ATGCACAAAATTTATCAAACACAACTCCAAGGGATTTTCGAAAACATCAATGAAAACAGTGCCTTCGACATTGAAGATGGTGCGCGATTACTGACTCAAGCGTCCATTGCTGATGGCACGATCTACTGTTGGGGTATGGGCCGGATGATTGGGGTTGCCTATGAAGCTGTTTGTGGCCCTAATGCCATTCCAGAAGCTCAATTTCTATTCCAAAATGAGGAGCTAGTTGCGACAACGGAAAGGGATCGAGCCCTTATTATCGATGATACTAGCCAAACTGCAGATGTTGCAGATACCGCAAAACAATTACAGGCAAGAGGCACATCATGTGTCATCATCACCCCACAAACAGTGCCACAATGGGCGTCTATGACAGACATCGTCATCAATACAGACTCGAATCGATCAATGATTCCGATGGATGATGGTCAAAAAGTCGGACACCCTTCAACATTAGCTGCTTTTTATGCGTATCATTTACTATATTTATCGACATACGAAATCCTAACAGAACAGGATTTTTACTGA